The following are encoded together in the Desulfonauticus submarinus genome:
- the mqnC gene encoding cyclic dehypoxanthinyl futalosine synthase, producing the protein MSRLTLKQALELWQEQDLFNLGKMAHKKRFELHPEPVVSYIVDRNINYTNICVSGCKFCAFYAPPNSKKGYVLSFDELAKKVEETVSLGGYQILLQGGMNPDLDLDFYKNMLLFLKKRFPSVWIHGFSPPEISFLAQKENISIKEVLLHLKEAGLDSIPGGGAEILVDRVRKKVSPRKCDASTWLKVMEDAHSLGFKTTATMMFGHVETFEERLEHLQRIRELQDKTGGFTAFIPWTFQPKNTLIDVPEVSSVEYLRFLALSRLFLDNVPNIQASWVTQGPKVGQMALFWGANDFGSTMIEENVVKATGVCFRLPEEKLREIIAGAGFVPKKRSMDYTLLE; encoded by the coding sequence ATGTCTCGGTTAACCCTTAAACAAGCTCTTGAGCTTTGGCAAGAACAAGACCTTTTTAATTTGGGGAAAATGGCTCATAAAAAAAGGTTTGAGCTTCATCCAGAACCAGTAGTTAGTTATATTGTAGATAGGAATATAAATTATACCAATATTTGTGTTTCTGGATGTAAATTCTGTGCTTTTTATGCCCCTCCTAATTCAAAGAAAGGATATGTTTTAAGTTTTGATGAATTAGCTAAGAAAGTAGAAGAAACTGTTTCCTTAGGTGGTTATCAGATTTTGTTGCAAGGTGGAATGAATCCTGATTTGGATTTAGATTTTTATAAGAATATGTTATTGTTTTTAAAAAAACGTTTCCCAAGTGTTTGGATTCATGGTTTTTCCCCTCCAGAGATAAGTTTTTTGGCTCAAAAAGAAAATATATCTATAAAAGAAGTGTTGCTTCATTTAAAAGAGGCTGGTTTGGATTCTATTCCTGGTGGAGGAGCAGAGATTTTAGTAGATAGAGTTCGGAAAAAAGTTTCTCCTCGTAAGTGCGATGCTAGCACGTGGCTAAAAGTTATGGAAGATGCTCATTCCCTTGGGTTTAAGACTACTGCCACTATGATGTTTGGTCATGTAGAGACTTTTGAAGAACGTTTAGAACATCTGCAAAGAATTCGGGAATTGCAAGACAAAACAGGCGGCTTTACTGCTTTCATTCCTTGGACCTTTCAGCCTAAAAATACTTTAATTGATGTCCCTGAAGTATCTTCAGTAGAATATCTAAGATTTTTAGCCCTTAGTCGATTATTTTTGGACAATGTTCCTAATATTCAAGCATCTTGGGTTACTCAGGGGCCAAAAGTTGGACAAATGGCTCTTTTTTGGGGAGCAAATGATTTTGGCTCTACCATGATTGAAGAAAATGTTGTCAAGGCTACAGGAGTTTGTTTTAGGCTGCCAGAGGAAAAATTGCGGGAAATTATTGCAGGAGCTGGATTTGTACCTAAAAAGAGAAGTATGGATTATACTCTTTTAGAATAA
- a CDS encoding M24 family metallopeptidase, whose product MFKELTKEEIAFRLQKLRNKWEQLSFPTKDIFIFSRTLIYYFTGTWANGLLYLPLVGEPILFCRKGLGRAKKEAKISSVVSFRSYSQVEGILKDFGYKLKTPIGVEKRGLTWELAELWQNKLKNFEMINADYLLAKTRSVKTRYELELLREAGNRHWLGLREHLPLKIRPKMTEYEISVELWKVFFELEHAGLMRMQACGEEIFLGHIAAGDSGIYGSAFNGPLCLRGVHPLVPQMGSPNKVWEENEPLTIDVGFCYQGYHTDKTQVYFSKNYKPAREVLDAQKCCEEIQEQAREMLKPGVLPEEIYVKAVEFAKKKGFEQGFMGLKEDKVNFLGHGIGLFIDEYPPLAKKIKDPLEENMVIALEPKIGLPSIGMVGVENTFLVTSNGGECITGKEFSPIWI is encoded by the coding sequence ATGTTTAAAGAATTAACTAAAGAAGAAATTGCCTTTCGTCTTCAAAAGTTGCGGAATAAGTGGGAACAATTAAGTTTTCCAACAAAGGATATTTTTATTTTTTCTCGTACGCTTATTTATTATTTTACTGGAACATGGGCCAATGGTCTTTTGTATTTACCATTAGTTGGTGAACCCATTTTGTTTTGTAGAAAGGGACTTGGCAGGGCTAAAAAGGAAGCAAAAATTTCTTCTGTGGTATCTTTTCGTTCATATTCGCAAGTAGAGGGAATTCTAAAAGACTTTGGATATAAATTAAAGACACCGATTGGTGTAGAAAAAAGAGGTCTTACTTGGGAATTGGCTGAGCTTTGGCAGAATAAACTAAAAAATTTTGAAATGATTAACGCAGATTATCTTTTAGCCAAGACTAGAAGCGTTAAAACTCGTTATGAGCTAGAGCTATTAAGAGAAGCTGGGAATAGGCATTGGTTGGGATTAAGAGAACATCTTCCTTTAAAAATCAGACCTAAAATGACAGAATATGAAATAAGTGTGGAGTTGTGGAAGGTATTTTTCGAGTTAGAACATGCAGGACTTATGAGAATGCAGGCATGTGGAGAAGAAATTTTTTTAGGACATATTGCAGCAGGAGATAGTGGTATTTATGGAAGTGCCTTTAATGGTCCACTTTGTTTGAGAGGTGTCCATCCGTTAGTTCCACAAATGGGCTCTCCTAATAAAGTTTGGGAAGAAAATGAGCCTTTAACTATAGATGTTGGATTTTGTTATCAAGGTTATCATACAGATAAAACTCAAGTGTATTTTTCAAAAAATTATAAGCCTGCGCGGGAGGTCTTAGATGCTCAAAAGTGTTGTGAGGAAATTCAAGAACAGGCAAGGGAAATGTTAAAACCAGGGGTGTTGCCAGAAGAGATTTATGTAAAAGCAGTAGAATTTGCCAAGAAAAAAGGTTTTGAACAGGGCTTTATGGGGTTAAAGGAAGATAAGGTTAATTTTTTGGGACATGGAATAGGGCTTTTTATTGATGAGTATCCGCCTTTGGCCAAAAAAATTAAAGATCCACTTGAAGAAAACATGGTAATTGCCCTTGAGCCTAAAATAGGTTTACCTTCTATTGGTATGGTAGGGGTGGAAAATACTTTTTTAGTAACTTCTAACGGCGGAGAATGTATAACAGGTAAAGAGTTTTCGCCTATTTGGATTTGA
- a CDS encoding manganese-dependent inorganic pyrophosphatase: protein MAVYVYGHKNPDTDSVCAAIAVADLKSKLGVEAKPAMQGELNPESKFVLEKFGVDAPEFIDSAKGKQLILVDHSDLAQSLDDLKEGEILGIIDHHKLGDVTTPNPLECWIWPVGCTCTVIKSMYDFFGVEIPKNIAGIMLCAILSDTVIFKSATCTDKDKEAAEALAKIAGVDDLQALGMEMFKVKSAVEGTPIRDLLFRDYKDFDMSGNKVGIGQLEVVDLSILDPVKDDLYEEMKKVKEEKGAHSIFLMLTDIMKEGTELLVVSDDASVVEKAFGKAVEGRSVWLDGVMSRKKQVVPNFEKAFAG, encoded by the coding sequence ATGGCTGTTTATGTTTATGGACACAAAAACCCTGATACAGACTCTGTCTGTGCTGCCATTGCTGTAGCTGATCTTAAATCCAAACTTGGTGTAGAAGCCAAACCAGCTATGCAAGGCGAATTAAATCCAGAAAGTAAATTTGTTTTAGAAAAATTTGGCGTTGATGCCCCAGAATTTATTGATTCTGCCAAAGGTAAACAACTCATTTTAGTAGACCATTCTGATTTAGCCCAGAGTTTAGATGACCTAAAAGAAGGTGAAATTTTAGGCATTATAGACCATCACAAATTAGGTGATGTAACTACTCCCAATCCTTTAGAATGTTGGATTTGGCCTGTAGGATGTACCTGTACTGTAATCAAATCTATGTATGACTTTTTTGGAGTTGAAATTCCTAAAAATATTGCAGGGATTATGCTCTGTGCTATCTTAAGTGATACTGTTATCTTCAAATCCGCTACTTGCACAGATAAAGATAAAGAAGCTGCAGAAGCCTTAGCTAAAATTGCAGGTGTTGACGATTTACAAGCCCTTGGCATGGAAATGTTTAAAGTAAAATCTGCAGTAGAAGGCACACCTATTAGAGATTTACTATTCCGCGACTACAAAGATTTTGATATGAGTGGGAACAAGGTTGGTATTGGACAACTAGAAGTAGTTGATCTATCCATCTTGGATCCTGTCAAAGATGACCTTTATGAAGAGATGAAAAAAGTCAAAGAAGAAAAGGGTGCTCATTCTATTTTCCTCATGCTCACAGATATTATGAAAGAAGGAACTGAGTTATTGGTAGTTTCTGATGACGCATCTGTAGTAGAAAAAGCTTTTGGCAAAGCTGTTGAAGGTCGTTCTGTATGGTTAGATGGAGTAATGAGCCGTAAAAAACAAGTAGTACCAAACTTTGAAAAGGCCTTTGCTGGTTAA
- a CDS encoding sigma-54 interaction domain-containing protein — protein MKKFLRKKIFISPEILISFIVGGIGFLFFIISIYIQKYHVSFKLAAAFVVFLVMFFLTLSLIKLLLKPIDEFVEKVSPFISKEKKEVERIKQDLKYEPIFNHAYGVVTKAISLVETKKFFPDIICQSKVMRQVLQQVLTVAPTDSTVLILGESGTGKELIAEHLHKLSARHNGPLIKINCAALPKDLIESELFGYEKGAFTGAIKSKPGKFELAHKGTLFLDEIGDLPLELQGKLLRVLEDKRVERLGGKHPKKIDIRIIAATNKSLEQMIKKGTFREDLFFRLNVFPIHLPPLRKRKEDIPILAEFFLKKHFPEKKLLPETLAHLLNYSWPGNIRELFNVLERAALSSSNNIISPESLPFINKETISTPINLTTPLNLDQKLQEIEKHLILNALYQTKGIQRKAAKILGIKERSLWHRIKKYNLDPNQFK, from the coding sequence ATGAAGAAATTCCTTAGAAAAAAAATCTTTATATCACCTGAAATTTTAATTTCTTTTATTGTTGGCGGAATAGGATTTTTATTTTTTATCATCAGCATCTATATTCAAAAATATCATGTATCCTTTAAGCTTGCAGCTGCTTTTGTTGTGTTTTTAGTAATGTTTTTTTTGACCTTATCTCTTATAAAACTATTATTAAAACCAATAGATGAATTTGTGGAAAAAGTTTCTCCCTTTATCTCTAAAGAAAAAAAAGAGGTAGAACGTATCAAGCAAGATTTAAAATATGAGCCAATTTTTAATCATGCCTATGGCGTAGTGACAAAGGCTATTTCTTTAGTAGAAACTAAAAAATTCTTTCCAGATATTATCTGTCAGAGCAAAGTAATGCGCCAAGTTCTTCAACAAGTATTAACTGTGGCTCCTACAGATTCCACAGTTCTCATCTTAGGAGAAAGTGGTACAGGCAAAGAGTTAATTGCTGAACATTTGCATAAACTAAGTGCTCGACATAATGGGCCATTGATTAAAATAAACTGTGCTGCTCTGCCAAAAGATTTAATAGAGAGTGAACTGTTTGGATATGAAAAAGGTGCTTTTACAGGAGCAATAAAAAGTAAACCAGGTAAATTTGAGCTTGCTCATAAAGGAACACTTTTTTTAGATGAAATAGGAGACTTACCTTTAGAGCTTCAAGGCAAGTTATTACGAGTACTAGAAGACAAAAGAGTAGAAAGACTTGGAGGTAAACATCCTAAAAAAATAGATATTCGTATTATTGCAGCCACGAACAAATCTTTAGAACAAATGATTAAAAAAGGAACTTTTAGAGAAGATTTATTTTTCAGGTTAAATGTTTTTCCTATACATCTTCCACCATTAAGAAAACGTAAAGAAGACATTCCTATTTTAGCTGAATTCTTTTTAAAAAAACATTTTCCTGAAAAAAAACTACTTCCTGAAACCCTTGCCCATCTATTAAATTATTCATGGCCAGGAAATATAAGAGAACTATTCAATGTCCTAGAAAGAGCTGCCCTTTCTTCTTCCAATAATATAATCTCTCCTGAGAGCCTACCATTTATAAATAAAGAAACTATTTCTACTCCTATAAACCTAACTACACCTTTAAATCTTGACCAAAAACTACAGGAAATAGAAAAACATCTTATTTTAAATGCACTATATCAAACTAAAGGGATTCAAAGAAAAGCAGCTAAAATCTTGGGAATAAAAGAACGAAGTCTCTGGCATAGAATAAAAAAATATAATCTAGACCCTAATCAGTTTAAATAA
- a CDS encoding type II secretion system F family protein: MEYKYTAITEDGELIEGVIQANSKENAESILLEKDLYPQKIEENFDSISKNSIWKSLKSKLFPLKTPELIIFTKQFRTMFKAGLSIVEILSILENQVENIKLQEIIIEMKKDIQEGKTLYQAFSKHPKTFSRLYCAMIRAGETSGSLVEVMNRLCYLLDHEYKVKQDIKSALQYPMIVLIALTGAFFFLLTFVIPKFVLIFKNAGIQLPLPTVMALNLYHFLITYWYLCLLFLIGTIVSLALYFKTKQGKIVRDTILLKTPIIGPVFQKAAMSRFSSIFAILQASGIGVLKSIDILSDTIGNAAISQQFENIREKLKEGRGISGPLKSAKFFTPMVISMIAVGEETGNLDEMLSEISKHYDEEVEYAVQKMSTNIGPILIVGLAAVVGFFALAIFMPMWDLTKMAAR, translated from the coding sequence ATTTTGCTTGAAAAAGACTTATACCCTCAAAAAATAGAAGAAAATTTTGATTCTATATCCAAAAATTCTATCTGGAAAAGCTTAAAAAGCAAATTATTTCCCTTAAAAACCCCAGAACTAATCATATTTACAAAACAATTTAGAACCATGTTTAAGGCTGGGTTGTCTATAGTAGAAATCTTATCCATTTTAGAAAATCAAGTAGAAAATATAAAACTCCAAGAAATTATTATAGAAATGAAAAAAGATATCCAAGAAGGAAAAACCCTATACCAAGCTTTCTCTAAACATCCTAAGACCTTCTCCCGTTTATACTGTGCAATGATACGAGCAGGTGAAACTAGCGGTTCTTTAGTAGAAGTAATGAATAGATTATGCTATCTTTTAGACCATGAATATAAAGTAAAACAAGATATTAAATCAGCATTACAATACCCTATGATTGTGTTAATAGCCTTAACTGGAGCATTTTTCTTTTTACTTACCTTTGTAATTCCAAAATTTGTTCTTATCTTTAAAAACGCAGGTATTCAACTTCCTCTTCCTACAGTTATGGCACTGAATCTATATCATTTTTTAATTACTTATTGGTATTTATGCCTACTTTTTCTTATTGGTACGATAGTAAGTTTAGCATTATATTTTAAAACAAAACAGGGCAAAATAGTGCGGGATACCATTCTCTTAAAAACTCCAATCATTGGCCCTGTATTTCAAAAAGCAGCTATGTCTAGATTTTCTAGTATTTTTGCAATTCTCCAAGCAAGTGGTATAGGTGTATTAAAATCTATTGATATATTATCAGATACTATAGGAAATGCCGCTATTTCTCAACAGTTTGAGAATATAAGAGAAAAATTAAAAGAAGGAAGAGGCATTTCTGGACCTTTAAAATCTGCTAAATTTTTTACCCCAATGGTGATTTCTATGATTGCTGTTGGAGAGGAAACAGGGAATCTTGATGAAATGCTAAGTGAAATATCGAAACACTATGATGAAGAAGTAGAATATGCTGTTCAAAAGATGTCAACTAATATTGGACCTATTTTAATAGTAGGTTTAGCTGCAGTTGTGGGATTTTTTGCCTTAGCTATATTTATGCCAATGTGGGATCTCACTAAAATGGCTGCTAGATAA